TGATCCTTCCTTCCCCATTAGTAAGATAGACACAGTAATAGCTATACCCAGGAGGATTATTGTGAGGATTTTAGAAActtatatacacaaaatattgACGACCCTGGTGTTGTGTTTGGGTCTTTACTATTGTTATTACTGTTTGATTCACTCATGGTTTCTTAAAGGTTTTGGAttaagtttattttgagacacggtctcccTAAATGGCCAAGggtctaagtggctgaggctggcctccacctctcgatcctcctgcctcagcctccacagctgctgggattaacagGTGTGCCCCCACGGAGCCCAGCCTATGAGAATGATAGACCTGAGCCAGACCCCTCGGCTCCTGTCTCTTTTCCCATCAGGAAACTCAAGTCAGGACCCTGAACTGGCCTCTCAATCCCAGAGATCCACCTGGGCCAGCTGTGTCTGGGACCAGCCTTGGGTCCTTTCTCCCTATCCACCTCCCACATGTGTCCAGCGATGAGGTCAGAAGAGAGAACTTTTGACTTTCCGGGGTCCCCCAGGCCATGGGCAGCAGAACTGGGGATCGCTAGTCCCGCCCCCTGATTTCCAGTGCCCCTCTGGGTGCCCAAGAGAAACCCCGTGCCAGCTGGAACAGAGTGACCGCCACAGAGCTCGGAGTTCAGGTCGCACGTTTTATTACCACTTGGGGGACTATCGTGGACAAGGAGAAGGTGCCTAAGGGGGGGGTTATATACAAGCCACAACTTCCAGGGCTGTGACGGAACATTCCCACGCAGGGCCATGGTCCCCACAGAGAGTTCCATTAAGTCTCTTTCCATCTACAAAAGGAGGCTTAGGAAGGGAAAGGAGATCCTGGGTGCCCTGGGGGACAGGGACGGGGACTTGGGAGTGTGTTATACAGGAGGCTCAGGTTGGTGGCTGGGAGAGAGGGGACCGGGATGCAGTGGTCACTTAAGGTATCCTTAGGTCCCCAAATTGGATTTTCCAGGAAATTAGGGCTCACTCCTCCAGGGGCTCTCTGGTCCAGGATGCCCGACGCTCGGGGTGGGGCGGCTTCTCCTGGGTCCCCTGGCCCCTGCTCAGGTCACtcaggagccccaggaggaggccCGATGGGGTACAGGCTCCCTGGGGCGCACAGGGGCCTCCCAGCGCCCTCTTGCCGGGATGCTGGCGCCTCTCAACCCTCGGGGTCCCCTCTCCTGCATCTTCTTCTTGCTCCTCTCCCCAGCTCCCCTGGACCTGGGCGTCCACCAGCCTTCTGCCTGGGTGCTGCCTCTTGGTGACAGCGGACCAAGGGGAGCGCCGGCCGGGGTGCTGCCTCTTGCGCTGCTGGGTCCTGTCTAGAGACCACGCAGCCTCATCCTCGCGTCGCCCCGGGTGCTGGCGTTTGTGGGGCCCCACAGCTccgccttcctcctcctcctcttccactccctcctctgcctcctcttccctTTTGCCCGGATGTTGACGCTTGGAGAGCGAATCAGGTTGCAGGGACTCTGGGAAACGAAAGAGGCCATCAGGGTCCCCTCCCCACCTTACCATCCTGAATGCCCACCCCAGCCTTCTTCTTGGAGGCCAAGGCAGACTCCTTGCAGCACCTACCCAGAGATTTTGCACCTGCCTCTCAGGCCCCAAAGAGACACACCCTCACAGACAAGGTCAAAGCCATGACGTCTGAATTccagtcccagctctgccactaacTGGCCTAAGTGACCAGAAGTGACTCAATCTCTCTCAGCCTCGGTTTTCTTCtgttgtaaaatgggaataacagcTGGGCGGGGTGGTTGCATGATTGTCATCCCagcgactagggaggctgagggaggaggatccggagttggaggccagcctcagcaatttagcaaggtcctcaaTAActttaggagaccctgtctcaaaacaaaaacttagaaGGGCTggcgatatagctcagtgggaaggaacttctgggctcaatctcaggtataatttaataataataataatgataatgataataatgataataataataataataataataataatgtctccAGTCTCTGCCAAAGGAGTGGCATTAGGATTTCTAaagtgcaggaggctgaggctcaagtcaccctccccccaccccacatccCTGTCCCCCAGTCCTTTGGGCTGCTCAGTTCACCTCCAGCAGCCACCAACAGCCCCGTCCACTCACCTGAGGGCTGGCCCAGGTCCCCTCGCAGCCGCTGGATGTCATCCTGGAGGAGAAGGAACCCTTCTGCCTGGCGCAGGAGGTCGTCCAGGGCGGGATGCTCCGCAGCCATCTCGGCCTCTTGTTGGGCGGCTTGGGGCTGAGCGCGGCCTCCCGGGGAGCCGGTCAGGGTCAAGGTCAGAGCCAGGGTGAGCAGCAGCCAAGGGCCCGGCATGGCGGCGGCTAGAGGGTCAGTGGACAGAGAGGAGCGTGATCGCATCtgctccatctctccctctccttccccagaaCAAATCGCTCACGGTTCAGCCCCCTTCCCAGGGAGTGGCAAGACCCCAGGGTCACCAGGAATGCGGAATCTGCCACCTGGAACCACCCTAGTCCATAGGGATGCCCGGCCACGCCGCCTTGTGCCTGTGTGAGCCAGGAGACCATGGGGACCCTATTGTCACTGCCACCTCTCAACCTCACGGGAAAGCTGGGGAAGCCAGAGCTGGGGTTGACCAAGCCAGCGATGTCCCCGCCCAGGCTGCAGCGCTGGCCCGCCCGACGGCCCGCGGGATGCTAAGGATCGGGTCGCTGCAAACATTGTCCCCAAGGTCCCATCGCCACACTCTAATGCTAATACTCCATCGCCAACTTTCTTGATCTAGTACGAGGCTTCCTtgggattttattattttattttattttattggctgGGGATGGACCCAGGGAGTTGCGCAAAAGCTAGGCGAGCGCCCTGTCGCCGGCCACCAGCCCCCGGGGCCTGGGGATTCTATTTCGAGCGCTAAAATTCCGATTCCAAGGCTCCGCTTCTCCAATGCAACGCTGAGCTGCGTCCGGACCAGGAATGCAACAGCCTGGTGCATTCCAAAGCGAGCGGTTCGGTTTCCAACGTGAGGTTCGGATCCGAACTCCCCGGCTCTCCCGCGGACCCGCCCAGCCCCTGGTTCCTCTGGAGCCAACCTACAGCTTGGATCCCGGCGGGGACAGCATGCATGCTGGGCTCCCATCGACCCCGGGTGCCGGGGACCTGGCGCGCACCGCAGCGGCACGATGCGCCCGTGCGCCCCGGGCTGGGGCTCCCGTCGGGTCCCGGGGCCGGCGATCGTGCGCTCCTGTCCCAGTGCTCCGGAAAGGACGCCACTTGGTAAGGGATCGGAGGGGCTCACCTGCCTGGTTAGGGCTCCGCGGGGTGGGTCCGGGATCCTGGGCCGCGGGGTCCGCTGTCCGCAGGTCGCCAAGTCTGCAAGCGCCGCTAGGACCCGGGGCGCCGGCGGCGCGCTCCTCGGTGGGGACGCTGCTTATATGGGCGCGAGGCGGCGGCGCCGGTGAGGTCAGCGGGGAGGGGTCGCAGTCGCCCGGGAGGGGTGCTGACGGCAGCGAGCCCCCGCGGGACCCCGCCTGTCCCCTCCTCCGGAAATctggggcgggggtgggaggGGCGGCGAGGAGTCACAGGATGAGGGGGCTGTCGTGGGGTCGTGTGTGCAGCCCAGCTCTGCAGGAGCTGGAGGCAAAGAAAAGAGGCAGAGACTCAGAGGCATCCAGGAAAGAGCAGGAGGTGGCCACAAGGCTGCAGAAACAGGAggcgacacacacacacacacacacacagagacacccATTAAAGACAGAGTCGAGGGGGGTGGCAGGAGAGAGGGGGTGATGGACAAGAAGAACCTAGTCTCTCTGATCTTGACCCAGACACCTCTAGCCaaggcctctctgggcctcagttttctcaatctGCAAAATGGGAGAGGGAAGGGTAAGTTTTCAGAACTTGGAAAACAGATGACTTCAGGATTCCCAGCTCATGGGACAGTTTTGTTTGACACCCACAGTGTTCTGGAAATTTATCTGAATAAGCGAGATTTTTAAAACCAGGAGAGTTTAGGGAGAAATTTTGGATTCAGGGGTTTTCTTAAAAACCTCTTGAGCagagcctggtggcacatgcctatcatcccagcggctggggaggctgagacaggaggattgcgagttcaaagccagcctcagcaatgacgaggtgctcagcaactcagtgagacccagtgtctaaataaaattcaaaatagggctgcggatgaggctcagtggttcagggccccaaattcaatccctgctacatctcccctccccccaaaaaatcccagcactctggaggctgaggcaggaggatcatgagttcaaagtcagcctcagcaaaagcaagttgctaagcaactcagtgagaccctcgtctctaaatacaatacaaaatagggctagaggtGTGGCTCAGGCGCTTGTCCCAGTCAGTCCCCAAAGTCCAAGCCCTCCTATGGCACTTTAAGAGAAAACACTGTCAACTAGCCCAGGGCACCGCCTCCAGGTGCTGGGCTTCTGTGAATCCCAGAGACGTTGAGTGAATCAGGcccagcgtctcactgagttgcttagggcctcgctttggttgaggctggctttgaactcacgatcctcctgcctcagtctcccaaaccgctgggatgacaggcgtgcaccatggtgcccagccCACTTCTCATTTTTACCTTGAGGACACTAAGTTCTGCAGACCTCAGCTTGCCAACTgccagcacacagtaggtctcCAGGTCAGATGCCTGGCTCTGGGAAGATGGCCAACCTGGAGCCTCAGTCTGATCTCCCTGCTGGACTCCAGGATTTGAAGAATTGCCCCCTTAGCGAAGAATTAAACCAGACCCACCTGTCATCTTTCACTCGCAAAGGTGAAGGTAGACATTGATACCGCCCCCTGTGGACAGCGATCTGAAAATGCACCCTAGGGGTATCTTCCACAAGACGATCCAGCTTTCGGAAATTTTTGTGCACAGACTGTCCCCTGTGCAGGAGGGTGATTCAAGTGCAGCCTGGGTTTCCAGAAGCCGGAATTGCAAACCGCCTAAATATCTGTCCgtcaaagacagagagagagttgCTAAGTCAACTGGGCTCACCCCAATCTATAGGGCTTTAGGGTGCTTTGCAAAGAAGGAGTCAAATCCATATGAAGTATGATGGAAGAAGAGCAGCGTGGAGCACAATGTGCACATCGTGCTACTATTTGTGGGATGCACCGTGAATAGACCATTATGAGAAGGATCTGGGGAGCAGGCGGTGGGTGGGATTGGGGGGTGACATGGGAGACTGCTTTTGCCTTTGGCTTTCGGTTCCCAGTGTGtgttggatttattttttccccctttgttgCAGAATGCACAAGCAGCTCCAGAAACCAAGACAACAATCACAACAACCAAAGTCGCCTCTCCATCTCCAAGGGAGGCATGAGGGTGTTGGGAGAGCCGCGCAGCCCAGTGGAGGGCCAGATGGGGGGAACATCGCCCCCTGGTGGCCTCTGCCTGTCTTTTCTTCTGTCGGAGATCTGAGTGGCTCACTGGAGGGACAGTAGGTAGGTGGCTGGGGAGAAGTCACCGGGGGTCCCCTGCAGCCCAAGGAACCAGAGTGGCGGCGCCCTTAGCCTTGACTCCCTAGGACCTTGCAGATTGAGGACAGACAACCCCTCCCAAGGTCACGGGAGTGCCCTTTGCCTATGCAAATGAGCCCGCCCAGAGCTCAAATCCAGAgatcactaattttttttttgcacccaggatcgaacccagggggtgcttacccactgagccccacccccagcccttttcaggttttattgagataccaggtctcactgagttgctgaggacctggctaaatggctgaggctggctttgaacttgccatcctcctgcagGAGCGAAGCCAGAGCTCTCCCGCTGagctgccccccccccgcccctgccAAAGCTGAGTATCTAATCATCAGGTTGCATTTATCTTTCCAGTTCGCTCCTTTGTTCTCGGCTAATGAAAAATGTGCTTGCAGTTACTGATCAGAttaatctgtgtttttttttttttgaaaatgaataatgGGATGATTTAATGGGGGATATACATGCTATCACTgactcccagcccccaccccaacacacacacacacacacacacacacacacacacacaaaacctctGGCAGAGATGTGTTGAGTGGGTGGAGGGGTCTTCTGATTTTCctctaatttctctcttttttttttttcctatctccaAGTCTCTTTGTTTCTGATTCTTAGATATTTTAGACTCTTTATCAACTGTGAGCTGCAGAAAGGCGTGAAGCAAGCAGCCCATCCAATTTAccttttgatttttgttcat
The sequence above is a segment of the Ictidomys tridecemlineatus isolate mIctTri1 chromosome 16, mIctTri1.hap1, whole genome shotgun sequence genome. Coding sequences within it:
- the Trh gene encoding thyrotropin releasing hormone isoform X2; its protein translation is MPGPWLLLTLALTLTLTGSPGGRAQPQAAQQEAEMAAEHPALDDLLRQAEGFLLLQDDIQRLRGDLGQPSESLQPDSLSKRQHPGKREEEAEEGVEEEEEEGGAVGPHKRQHPGRREDEAAWSLDRTQQRKRQHPGRRLVDAQVQGSWGEEQEEDAGEGTPRVERRQHPGKRALGGPCAPQGACTPSGLLLGLLSDLSRGQGTQEKPPHPERRASWTREPLEE
- the Trh gene encoding thyrotropin releasing hormone isoform X1; this encodes MPGPWLLLTLALTLTLTGSPGGRAQPQAAQQEAEMAAEHPALDDLLRQAEGFLLLQDDIQRLRGDLGQPSESLQPDSLSKRQHPGKREEEAEEGVEEEEEEGGAVGPHKRQHPGRREDEAAWSLDRTQQRKRQHPGRRSPWSAVTKRQHPGRRLVDAQVQGSWGEEQEEDAGEGTPRVERRQHPGKRALGGPCAPQGACTPSGLLLGLLSDLSRGQGTQEKPPHPERRASWTREPLEE